Within the Aeromicrobium sp. Root236 genome, the region ACGTCGCGACCGGCGAACCGTTGCAGGTCGCCGGGGCGTTCACGATCGACGGGCTCGGGGGCGCCTTCATCACCGGGATCGAGGGCGATCACCACAACGTCGTCGGGCTCTCGTTGCCCCTGCTCCGCGACCTCGTGGGCGACCTCGGCATCGCCTGGACCGACCTCTGGTCACTGCCCAAGACATGAATCCGTTGGTCTCTGCTGCCAAACAGTGGGAGACTGGTCAGACGATGGCAACTTCACCGCGGCGACGCCGCTATCACCCGTCCAGTCCCTTCCAGGCGAAGCCGGAGGTCGCGGACGAGGTCTACGAAGTCGGGGCCCGAGTCTCGCACGACACGTTCGGTCTCGGCCGCATCGTCAGCCTCCAGGGCACCCAGTCGGCTCAGGTCGACTTCGGCGACGAGGTCAAGCACATACCTCTCCCCTGCGCCAAGATGACCAACCTGTAGGTCTCCCCGCACGGTTCTGGCCTTCTCGGGCGGTCGCCTGCATGCAAGGCCCGACCACCTAGAACGCGTTCGGGCCGAATGCCTCGGCGCGGGCCACGAGCTCCGGTGGCGCCGTTGCCATGGGTACGCACGCCGGGATCGCGTCAAGGGCCAGCTGCATCCGCGCATCGGTCCAGAGGATCCGCTCCGCCGCGCGTTCCTGCTCCAGCTCCGGCCGCTGCCACCACGGCGAAGGGCCGAACATCTCGGCGAACTGCGCCGCGCGTACGGCGTAGAAGCCCGGGTTGCACTCGCGCGCCATCTCGATCCGGCGCTGCGTCTCGGCGGCACTCGGGCCGGTGAAGCGACTGTCGTGCGCAGCCCAGGTCGTGTGCGCGTCGAGCCAGTCGATGACGAGATCCAGCAGGCGTGGGAGCCGCTGCACGACGGCGTCGCGCAGCGCGATCGCGGGAGCGTGCTGCACCGCGATGCGGAACCGCTCCAGGTCGAACGTGAACGGGTCGACCGAGCCGGTCGGCGACGCCGCGGCCAGGGCGTCCCGGCGCTCCAGCAACGCGATCGCCTCCGCCTCACGGGCGACGTCGCCCGTCGACCTGGAGTGCTCGACGGCTGCCGCGAGCGTCTCCCTGCTCGGGGTGATCGTCCCGCCGAGGGCCTCGTTGAGGCCGGCCTCGTCGACCTGGCGGAGGAACACCGGGTAGGTCACGCCCGAGCGGCCGAGCGCGAGCAGCTGCTCCAGGACCGCGATCGCCTCCTCCTGTCCCGTCATCGAGCGCAGCTGGCTCAACGAGGCCTCGTACGCCTCGAGCGACTGGGCCAGCAGGGTCGCGTCGTCCGGGGTCGTCGCCGGCGCGCCGGTGCTGCCACCTCCCGCAGCCGCCGTCATGACTCGTGTGTACGCGTCGGTGAACCGCTGGTAGTAGCCGCCACCCGCCAACTTCGCCGAGAACTCGCCGACGTCGCTCAGCTCCTGCCCCAGCGCCTCCATCGCCGCGAGGGCAGCCGCCATCTCCCCGACGTCCTGCCCGGTCGACCCGGACGTCCGGACGCCGTCGAGCAGGTCCCGGAACGTGCCGAGCATCGCGTCCACCATCGTGGGATCGACGGGCATCAGCGACCTCCGAGTACGAGCGAACCGTGCTCGGCGAGGCGGCGTTCGAAGACCTCGTCGGCGACCGGTACGAGCCGACGGTGCCGCTCGGCGCGCGCCACCTCCGGGTCGAAGGACCAACCGGGCTGGTGGTGCCGGCCTTCCGCCTCGACCTGCGACCACGAGTCCTGTGCCGTCGCGACCGCGTCGGACGCGTACGTCTCGAGCTCTGCCTTCCAGCGGTCCGGGACCTGGGCGGTGCGCCACACCTCGACGTTCTCCCATGTCGTCAGCGACGTGGCCCACAGTCGTGTCAGCTCGTCGACCGTCACCGCGATGCTCATGCGTTGCTCGATCGCAGCAAGCAGCGACGCGAGCGCCGGGGCATCCGCCGCCGTCTCCAGACTAGCGAGCACCTCGGCGGGGCCCTGCGCCCGTACGGTCTCCGCGGTCTCGGCGTACACCGCAGCCCGGGCGTTGGCCTGGTCACGAGCGAGCGCGCGGCCCATCTCCATGGACAGCTCGATCGCCGTCGCACGCAGGTCCTCGATCGAGGAGGCTGCATCGACGGCCTCGGCCATCGCCCGCTCCGCGGCAGCCGTCTCCGGATACACCGGGTTGGCGGCCGATCGCCGCGCCCGCGACCAGTAGTAGTCGCGGTAGTCGGCCAGCCGCTGGGTGTCACTCATCCGGACACCCTAGGGAGTACGGCGGGTGGCACGTGGCAGTTTGCCGATTCAGGCCGTCACCCGCGGTGTCGCACGTAGTGCGCGATCGCGTCGTCGCTCCGGCCGGCGCCATAGGTGCGCAGCATCTCGGCGATCTCGGGGTGCTGCCCGCCGATCAGCTCGGCAGCCGCAAGATGATCGGAGGCCGACGCGACGCTGCGGAACATCGCCTGCACGTCGAGAGCCGACTCGTCCCTCGTGGAGCGGCGGGTCGTCAGGATGTCACCGCCTCCCCGCACCGCGGCGATGCGTTCGAGCGCCCCCGTCACGTCGAGGTCGCCGCGCTGCACGGCACCGACCGCGTCGTGCATGACCTGCAGCTTCTGTGCGGCGACCGGGTTGCCGATCTTGACCCGGTGCGCGTTGACGAGCTGGGACAGCATGGGCGCCGAGATGCCCAGCAGCTCAGCGAGACGCGACTGGTTGAGGCCAAGAGCCTTCCCGCACCGGCTGAGGATGTCGCCGAGCGGTTCGCCATAGAGTTGAGCCTGCGCCTCGCGCCCGTCCATGTCACTCCCTAGGTCAAGAGATTTGCCTTCGCAAACAGTTTCATCTTGACATATGCAGATCGTGTGGACGAGACTCGAGGAACTATTTGCTTTAGCAAACATCGGGGGAAGCACATGATCCGCAAGGCCGGCCTTGCCGCATTGACCATCATCCTGCTCGGTCTGGGCCTCAGCCTCCCGGCCAGCGCCGACGGCGAGGATCCCGGCAAGCTCATGCTGGTCCTGGACTCCTCGGGGTCCATGAAGGAGAAGTCCGGCAGCACGACCAAGATCGCCGCCGCCAAGGACGCCCTCGGCACGGTCATCGACAAGCTGCCGGCCCAGCAGGAGGTCGGGCTGCGGGTCTATGGCGCAAAAGTCTTCTCCGCCAAGGACAAGGGCGCGTGCACAGACTCGCAGCGAGCCGTCGACCTCGGCACGGACAACCGTTCCGACCTCAAGGACGCCGTCGCGACATACAAGCCGTACGGCGAGACGCCCACCGGCTACGCCCTCAAGCAGGCCGGCAAGGATCTCGGAAAGAGCGGGTCCCGGACGATCGTGCTCGTCTCTGACGGAGAGTCGACCTGCTCCCCGGATCCGTGCAAGGTGGCCGCTCAGCTGGCGGAGGACGGCATCTCGCTGCACATCGACGTCGTCGGGCTCGACGTCTCCGGCAGCGCCCGTCAACAGCTCCAATGCATAGCGGGCTCCGGCAACGGCAGCTACTACGACGCACAGGACGCTGACGACCTGGTCAGCGCGCTCGACACGCTCGCGACCCGAGCAGCCCGCCCGTACGAGTCCATCGGCCGAAAGATCACCGGCAGCCAGAAGGCGACGACGGCGCCGAAGATCAGTGCCGGCGATTGGCGTGATGTCCTCGGCGGTGCCGGCTCGAAGAAGCGCGAGCTGTTCTACCGACTGAGCGACTTCGACCCGACGTCAACCCTCCATGTGTCGGCGACGATCAATCAGCCCCTTGGCGGCAATGACAAGATCAACGTCGACATCGTCCGGGCCAAGGACGTCGCCGACTCGGGTTCCTTCTGTGCACGCGATTCCGCCCTCGATCTGGGTGCGGCCCAGGTAGGCCTCCTGTCGCCGTCCGTCAGCTGGAGCTACGACAAGGCGAAGCCAAAGGTCGACTGCAAGCCCGACGGCCTGCTGGTCCGCGTGCGTCGTGGCTGGGACTGGACATACGAGAAGTACGACGGTGGCGGCAACAACGACCTCCCGGTCGAGATCCGCATCATCGAGGAGCCAGCAATCGACAAGAGCGCTCCGTTGCCGAGCAAGCAGGACGACGGCGTGTTCCAGATCCCGGCGAAGGCGACGAGCCGCACGGCCCTGATCGGTGGCTCATCCTTCGCGAACGCCCCGACGATCCAGGCGGGTGCCTACACGGACACGATCGTGCCCGGCGAGACACAGATCTTCCTTGTCGATGTCGGCTGGGGACAGAGCCTGCAGTCGCAGGTGGACCTGCCCAAGCTCTCTGGGGCGCTCAAGGAGCAGGTCGGACCACTCGGTCCCTACGTCACGACCGAGATCTACTCGCCGGCGCGGGCACTCGCCACCAAGCTCATACCGAGGGACTCCGCCGGGGAGATCACGAACAACCGAGCCGAGCTCGCGAACGAGACCGACCTGCAGTCCAGGGCGATGACGGCCCCGATCCGCTACAACAATCGGCAGTTCCTCGGCGGCTCGTCTGTCGAGAACGACGCGGCAGCTGCGCTCGCCGGGAAGTACGCGATCGTGATCCACACCGACACCGACAAGCGAACCAATGTCAGCTACCAGGTGCCGATCACGTTCGACGTCAACGTTGTCGGCGACGTGACCGGAGCGCCGAAGTACACGTCAACACCCAAGAAGGTTGGTCAGGTGACCAAGACCGCGAGCGATCAGGACCGCGCCTCCGCAACCGCGAAGGACGACGACGGAGGCTTGCCGGTGCTGCCGATCGGGCTCGGCATTCTCGGGGTCGTCCTGGTCGGCGGAGCGTTCGTCGTGTTCCGCAGAGCGCGCGTCTCGGCCTAGAGCGTGAGCGCCGCGAGCAGCAGAGCGGCGACGCCCGCGGCTGCCAACAGCCCCGCGAGGACGTACAGGCGGGTCGTGGCACTCATCGGCTCACGTGGGAGCTGCACGGGTTGGCGGTTCGGGGCCGCACCGGTCCCCGGCCCGTCGGCACCCCAACCGGCGGGCAGCTCGGGCAGATGACTGAACACCTCGATCGGGTCGTCGCCCGGGTCAGCCACCTCGGTGGCCGCGAGCGCCTCGCGCGCCTCGGCGGCGGATGCGTAGCGGGCGAGCGGGTCGAGGGCCACCAACCGCGCGCGTACGGCAGCCAGCTCGCCGCTCGCCGGACCGGGCGGTGCGGAGGCCTCCGGTCGTACGCCGGTCAACATCTCCTGCATGACCATGCCGACGGAGAAGAGATCCTGCACGGGGTCCGGGTCGGCCCCGGTTGCCACCTCCGGCGCCGAGTAGCCCGGGGTGTGCACCAGGTCGGACGCCCGGGTCAGCCGGGGCTCGTCGAGCGCTGCCGCGATGCCGAAGTCGGAGAGCCGCAGGTGGGGCTCTCCGGTCCCGGTCGGCTCCAGCAACAGGTTGGCGGGCTTGATGTCGCGGTGGACGATCCCGGCGGCGTGCACGGCTGACAACGCGTCGAGCAGCTGGAGGACGAGGGTCCGTACGAACGAGGCAGGCAGCGGACCGTAGTCGCCGAGCAACGTGGCGACTGATCCTCCGCCGACGAGCGGCATCGCGAACAGCACGCGATCGTCCTCAGCGGACCAGCCGGTCGGTGCGACCACGTGGGGATGCTCGACCCGTGTCGCGGTCTCGCGCACGAAGCGGAGCAACGACGAGCTGTCGGACTGCCGCAACATCTTGGCCGCGCGATACGTACGGTCGCGGAGGTCCCAGACCCGCCAGACGGTGCCCATGCCTCCGGACCCGAGCACGTCGACGAGCTCGTAGCGTCCTGCGAAGACTTCCCCCACCCGGTCGAGACTAGTGGTGCCCTACTCGACCGGCAGGCCGAGGCCGCGCGCGATCAGCATGCGCTGGACCTCGGACGTACCCTCACCGATCTCGAGGATCTTGGCGTCCCGGTAGAAGCGGGCGACCGGGTACTCCTCCATGAAGCCGTAGCCGCCGAACACCTGGGTCGCGATGCGCGTCGCGGTCACCGCCGACTCCGACGTGTAGAGCTTGGCGATCGCCGCAGCCTGCTTGAACTCCTTGGCGGGTGCGCCGGCGTCCTTGAGCGCGGCCGCCTGATAGGTCAACGCACGACCGGCCTGGGCCATGACCGCGAGGTCGGAGATCTGGAAGGCGACGCCCTGCTTGGTGCCGATCGGCACACCGAACGTCGTGCGCTCACCGGCGTACTGGACGCAGAGGTCGAGGCAGGCCTGGATGCAGCCGACCGCCAGGGCCGCGATCGCGACGCGTCCGTCGTCGAGCGTCGCGAGGAACTGCGCGTATCCCCGGCCGCGCTCGCCCAGCAGGTGGTCCGCAGGGACCCGAGCGTCGACGAACGACAGCGGGTGCGTGTCGGAGATGTGCCAGCCGAGCTTGTCGTACGCCGGCTCGACGATGAAGCCCGGCGTGCCGGACGGCAGGACGATCGTGGAGAGCTCGGGCGAGCCGTTCTCCCGCGTACCCGTGCGGGCCGTGACCGTCACGAGAGAGGTGATCTCGCTCCCGGAGTTGGTGATGAACTGCTTGGCGCCGTTGACGACCCACTCGTCGCCGTCGAGCTCGGCCTTGGTCTTGGTGGCGCTGGCGTCGGAGCCCGCACCGGGCTCGGTGAGGCCGAACCCGGCGAGCGCCTGGCCGGCGACGAGGTCAGGCAGCCAACGCTCCTTCTGCTCCTGCGTGCCGAACGTGAGGATCGGGTTGATGCCGAGGCCCACTGCGGCCTCGAGCGTGATGCCGATCGACTGGTCGACGCGGCCGAGCTCCTCGATGGCGACGCACAGGCTCGTGAAGTCGCCGTCGGCACCGCCGAACTCGTCGGGGGCCGTGAGGCCGAAGAGGCCGAGGCTGCCCATCTTCTTGACGAGGTCGACCGGGAAGTGGTGGTCCTTGTCCCACGCCGCTACGTGCGGGGCGACCTCGGCCTCGGCGAACTCGCGAACGGTCTGACGGAACGTCTCGTGCTCACGGGACAGGGCGAAAGTCATGCCAGCATGTTAACAACCGTTAACCATCGTTAACCACCGCGGCCACCCCGGTCGCACCTCCGCGTAACCAACCTCATAAGGCCGTCGGCCCTCGAACGCCCTAGACTGCGGCAGGCAACCGTGTCGGATCGAGGAGAACACTTCAGTGAGCAAGCCCCTGGCCAAGGTCCTGATCGCCAACCGCGGAGAGATCGCCGTGCGGGTGATCCGTGCGTGCAAGGACGCCGGCATCGACAGTGTCGCGGTCTACGCCGAGCCCGACCGTGACGCGGTGTTCGTACGCCTCGCCGACGAGGCGTACTCGCTCGAAGGCTCCACGCCCGGCGACTCCTACCTGTCGATCGAGAAGATCCTCGCCGTCGCCAAGCGCAGCGGCGCCGACAGCGTCCACCCCGGCTACGGCTTCCTCGCCGAGAACGCCGAGTTCGCCCAGGCCGTCATCGACGCCGGGCTGATCTGGATCGGCCCGCCCCCGCACGCCATCGAGAACCTCGGCGACAAGGCCAAGGCCAAGCAGCTCGCCCTCAAGGCCGACGCCCCGCTGGCGCCCGGCACCAAGGATGCGGTCAAGGACGCCGACGAGGTCGTCGCGTTCGCCAAGGAGAACGGCCTGCCCGTCGCGATCAAGGCCGTCTTCGGCGGCGGCGGTCGTGGCCTCAAGGTCGCCCGCACGATCGAGGAGATCCCCGAGCTCTACGAGTCCGCGGTCCGCGAGGCGATCAGCGCGTTCGGCCGTGGCGAGTGCCTCGTCGAGAAGTTCCTCGACAAGCCGCGCCACGTCGAGACCCAGTGCCTCGCCGACTCGCACGGCAACGTCGTCGTCGTGTCGACCCGCGACTGCTCCCTGCAGCGCCGCCACCAGAAGCTCGTCGAGGAGGCGCCCGCCCCCTACCTGACCGACGACCAGATCGAGCGGCTCTACGCCTCGTCCAAGGCGATCCTCAAGGAGGCCGGATACATCGGCGCCGGCACGTGCGAGTTCCTGGTCGCCCGCGACGGGACGATCAGCTTCCTCGAGGTCAACACCCGCCTTCAGGTCGAGCACCCGGTCTCCGAGGAGGTCACGGGCCTCGACCTCGTACGCGAGATGTTCCGCATCGCCGCCGGGGAGGAGCTCGGCTACGACGACCCCGAGATCCGCGGCCACTCGATGGAGTTCCGGATCAACGCCGAGGACGGCGGCCGCGGCTTCCTGCCGGCCCCCGGCACCCTGACCAAGTGGGCACCCCCGTCGGGCCCCGGCATCCGTCTCGACGGCGGCTACGAGGAGGGCGAGACGATCCCCGGATCGTTCGACTCCCTGGTCGCCAAGCTCATCGTCACCGGCACGAGCCGTCAGCAGGTGCTCGAGCGCTCCCGCCGCGCACTCGACGAGTTCGTCGTCGACGGCATGCCCACCGTCATCCCGTTCCACCGCTCGGTCGTCGACGACCCGGCGTTCACGGCGGCTGACGGCAACTTCGAGGTCTACACGACGTGGATCGAGACCGACTACGTCAACGAGCTCGAGCCCTACGTGGGCAGCTCCGAGACCGCGGAGCCGGACGAGCGCGAGCGCGTCACGGTCGAGGTCGGCGGCAAGCGCGTCGAGGTCGTGCTGCCCGGAGGCCTCGGCGCATCAGCCGTCCCGGCCGGCGGCGGCGCCAAGAAGGCCAAGCGCAAGGGCGGCAAGGCGGCCGGTGCCGCAGCCAGCGGCGACTCGCTGACCGCACCCATGCAGGGCACGGTCGTCAAGGTCACCGTCGAGGAAGGCCAGACCGTCGCGGCGGGCGACCAGATCGTCGTGGTCGAGGCCATGAAGATGGAGCAGCCCATCAACGCCCACAAGGACGGCGTCGTGACCGGACTGTCGATCGAGGTCGGCGCGACCGTGACCTCCGGCGAGGTCATCGCCGAGATCAAGACCGCCGAGTAGCCTTCAGGCCCGCTTCGGCGGCGGGGCGGAGTCGACCTCGCCGAACGCGATCCCGGCGGCCCAGACGATCAGCGTGACGCCGATCCACGTGCCGACGCCCTCGATCGCGAAGCCGCTCGCCGGCACGACCAGGTCGGTCAGCAGCAGGCCGAGCCAGGTCAGCACCAGTCCCCCGGCGATCGTGTAGCCACGGGCGAACCGGTTGACGGTGCTGATCACGACCCCTCGCAGCACGACGGTCAGTGCGGTGAACAGGACCACCGCGACGACGAACCAGCCGAACCGGATGTTGAAGCGGTCGAAGATCCAGGCTGCCAGCGCCAGCGCCGCGGCGTTGGCGGCAGCGGAGATCGCCACCGACTTGAGAAGGGCCGTCATGCGGTCGAGTATCCCAGACATGCCGTCAGCGACCCGGGCAGACCTCACGTCATCGTGACGGCGATCGATCCCTTGGCCCCGCGGGTGATGTAGCCGTGCTCGAAGTAGGCCCGGAACCGGCCGCCCGACAGCGACGTCTCGCCCTTGGTCGGCCGGCCGAGCGCACCGGCGGACTCGCCGAGCTCGCGGTACTTCGCGTCGATGCCCTGCCACAGCGCGTACGCGTTGTAGCGGCTGCTGCGATAGACCCGATGGATGCTGCCGCGCGCGTAGCGCTGCACCTGGACGCCCGCCACGGACGTCGACTGGGCCTCCGACGCCGGCATGCCGAGGATGCCCGACTGCGCCTTGAGCGAGTTGTAGGTCGTGCGGAAGTAGTTGGCCACCGAGAACGTGCCGAGGGTCGAGGCGTAGAGGTCGAGCTTCTGCAGGCGCGCCTTGCGACCGCCCACGAACACCGTCTCACCGATGAACACCGGCCCCGTCACGTCGCGGCCGAGGAACGTCGCGCGCGTCTTGATCGAGCTGCTGTAGCCCGCGATGTAGGCCGCGACCCGCTCACGCAGGCCTCCGGACGCCGACAGCCAGGCGTACGCCTTCGCGCCGGGACAGGCCGTGCTGACGACGTCGCGGTGCCCGGCGATGCGCTGATAGGTGGTGCCGCCGATGGCGTAGGAGCCGATCGCCGGATGGAACGTCGTGCCGAGCCGCCAGCCGATCAGCTTGACCATCGCGCTCTTGGTCGCAGCGGTCGGCTCGGTGGACGTGAACGTGCCCATCATCGACACGCCCATCGTGTAGGTGTTGACCGACTTGATGCCGGCGTGTGCGCCACGGATCGGGACGGTGGTGCCGCCGTTGCGACCTTCGAAGATCTGGCCGTACTTGTCGACCAGGAAGTTGTAGCCGATGTCGCACCAGTCACGGCCGTTCATGTGATACGCCTGCACGGCGCGGACGATGCCCGCGGACTGGGCTTTGGTGTAGGAGTTGGAGCCCGCGGTGTGGTGCACGATGACACCGCGGGTCTCGTTGCCGGCACGCGGCGCGTCGCAGTAGGTGTTCTTCTTGGCGCCCCACCCCGAACGGGAGATGATCGCCGGCTTGGGCGTGTAGGCCGGCGCACCGTCGGCGACCGGGACGATCGGCTCGGCGGCCGAAGCGTCGTAGAAGGCGTTGTCGGCGCTCGCGGTGGCCGGGGTCGCGCCCGGGTCGATCGTGGAGACCGACAGCCCACTGGGACGTTCGCCGGTCGGGCTGGTCACGCGTACGGCGACCCCGTCGGCCGTCCCGGCCCACAACGGCTCGGTGCCGTCGCGGCCGCCTTCGCCCTCGTCGCTCTCGACGTCGAGCTCCTCCCAGTCCCACCACGCGCCGTCCGTGCGCAGCCGCACCTGGACCGTCATGCCCTTGTCATCGAACCCGCGGGTCCACGTGACGCCGACCAGGCCGAAGTCGTCGGTGCGTCGCGCCGGAAGCTGTGCGACCAGGTCGGCCGCGTCGTCGTCCGCCCGCTCGGCCGCCTTGGCGACCGTGTCGGTGACGGCAGGCACGCGCGTCGTGGCGACATCGACCGGCTCGGCCTTGGGCTGGAGCTGGGTGTCGTCGGCCTGGGCCGGAGCCGAGAGCGAGGCCATGACCGCGAGTGCTGCGATCGTTCCCGAGATGAAAGCACGCATGGGTTCGACCCTAACGTGCGAACCTGTCACGTTCGAGACGTCAGAACCTGAACCAGCTCGACTTCAGTCCGAGAGCCGTACGAGCGGCGTCGCCGGAGATCGTGACCGTCTTGGCGGAGCCGACGAGGTCGATCGAGGTGACGCGCCCGCCCCAGTCGCCGTAGCCGTTGCGCTTGGTGATCTTGAGCTGCTTGAGCGTCCCGATCGACGAGTAGGCCTTCTCGATCTTCGCGGCCTCGACCGTCGCGGTCCAGGTGTGGTTCGCGTTGCCGGACCAGTTGTCCCACGCGTCGCTGACCGCCTTGAGGTACGGCTGGCTGCCCGGCGCGGAGTAGCCGCCCGACGACGACGAGAACTGGGTGAAGGCCGGCTTGCCGTCGTACGTGAGGATCTTGCCGGCCGTTGCGGTCACCGCCGCCGTCGTGGCCGTCGTCTCCCGGCTCGCCCCTCCGTACACCTGGCACGAGGTGGTGCTGCAGATGTCGTAGTAGCGCGACGCCAGGATGCTGCGGACCCCGTAGGTGCGGGCCGCGACCGCCTGCGCCTTCAACGCCTCGCGATGCCAGCTGGCCGGCATCTCGGCGGCGATGACGCCCTTGACGTAGCTCTCGATCGTCACGAGGTTGACGGTGTTGCGGCTCCACGAGCCCGCATACGGCACCGCCGACCGCAGCGCACCGCGATACTTCACGGTCGATCCGTCCGGCATGACGAGGGACAGGATCGAGCTGGAGGCGGGCCCCTCGATCTGGCCGTCGCCCGTCCACCGTGTCGACCGGTAGGTCGCATATCCGCCGGTGGTCTTGTACTGCAGCGCCGACTTGGTCTTGTTGTCACCGACCTGGACGATCTGCCAGCGGGTGATGGTCTTGCCGTTCGCGGTCGTGGGCAGCGCCAGCGTCTTCTTCGCCGCCACGTCACGGAACGTCAGGCCCGAGCGGCCGACCACGATGACCGAGTCGCTGGTGTCCTGCGAGATCAGCACCCGGATGTTGCCGGTCTTCGAGCCCGTCCTCGTGCCGGGGTAGTAGTGGGCCAGGATCTTGTCGTACGCCACGCCCTGCCGCGCGGCACCCTCCGCGCCGTACTGGCTCATCCCGATGCCGTGGCCGTACCCGTGCCCCGTCAGGGAGATCTTGCGCGTGCTCGGCACCGTGACGGTGTCACCGGTCGCCGCGGTCGCCAGCTTGACGGTCTTGGGCGTCGACTGCCACACCGTGATCGCCTTGCCGGCCGAGCTGATGGCACGGACCCATGCGTAGTAGGTCTTGCCGGCCACCAGGTCGCGCACCGCGAGCTTCGGCGTGCCCGTCGACGGCGCCGTGATCGTCCGGCAGGACGTGCCACACGTGGTGGGCTGGGTAGAGGACGTCGACACGTGGACCTGGTAGCGCGTCGCTCCCGGATAGGCCGTCCAGCTCAGGTCGAAGCCCGTCGAGGTCACGTTGGTCGCGGCGCGACCACCGATCGTGGCAGTGGCCGCAGACTCGGTCCCGGCGAGGGCGCTCGCGACCCGGTCGCGCAGTCCCCCGCTCGCCGACAGCCAGGCGTACGCCTTCGCGCCGGGGCACTCGGTCTTGACGACGTTGCGGTGTCCCGCGATCCGGTTGAGCGTCTTGCCGCCGAGCGAGTACGTGCCCTTCGCCGGGATCTTGTACTGCGCGAAGCGCCAGGCGACGAGCTTGACCACGGCGGACTTCATCGCGTCGGACGGCTCGGTCTCCGAGTACGTACCCATCAGCGAGACGCCCATGGTCTCCTGGTTCACCGCGTCGTTGCCCGAGTGCGCGGCGCGGACCGGCTTGTCGATGCCCCCGGCGCGACCCTCGAAGATCTGGCCGTACTTGTCGACCAGGAAGTTGTAGCCGATGTCGCACCAGTCGCGAGCCTTCATGTGGTACGCCTGCGTCGCCCGCACGATGCTCGCGGACTCCGCCTTCGTGTACGTGTTGCTGCCGGCCGTGTGGTGGATGACGGCGCCGAGCGTCGTCTTGCCGTAGCGCGGGCTGTCGCACGAGTCCGAGGGGCTGGCGCCCCAGGCGGAGCGCAGGATGATCGGCGGCTTGCTGACGGTTGCCGCGGTGATGGCGTCGTTCGTCGTGGTCGGTGTGGTCGCGGATGAGGCCGCGGCGTCTGTCGTGCCCGTGCTCGCGTCGATCGTGGTGAGCGACAGGTCGACGGGACGGGCACTGCTCTTGGAGAGCACGCGGACGTCGGCGGCATCGGCGGAGCCGACCCACTGCGCCTCGGTGCCGGGCCGGCCGCCCTCACCCGGTGCGAGGTCGACGTCGAGCTCGGTCCAGGCCGACCACGCACCCTTGGTCCGCCACCGCGCCTCGACGACGGTGTCGGCTGCGGGCAGGCCGCCCTTCCACGTCACGCCGAACATCGAGAACGGGTGCACGCGTGTGTCGACCAGGTCGGCCACGACGTGGTTCGCGCCCGGGTGCGCGGGTTCGCCCGGCTCGGGGTCGACGTGGGGCTTGGCGGCCTTGGGCACCGCGCGCGTCGGGATCTTGTGCTCCGCCACCTTGGGCGCCTTCGGCGACTCCGCGGTCCT harbors:
- a CDS encoding transcriptional regulator, translating into MDGREAQAQLYGEPLGDILSRCGKALGLNQSRLAELLGISAPMLSQLVNAHRVKIGNPVAAQKLQVMHDAVGAVQRGDLDVTGALERIAAVRGGGDILTTRRSTRDESALDVQAMFRSVASASDHLAAAELIGGQHPEIAEMLRTYGAGRSDDAIAHYVRHRG
- a CDS encoding VWA domain-containing protein encodes the protein MIRKAGLAALTIILLGLGLSLPASADGEDPGKLMLVLDSSGSMKEKSGSTTKIAAAKDALGTVIDKLPAQQEVGLRVYGAKVFSAKDKGACTDSQRAVDLGTDNRSDLKDAVATYKPYGETPTGYALKQAGKDLGKSGSRTIVLVSDGESTCSPDPCKVAAQLAEDGISLHIDVVGLDVSGSARQQLQCIAGSGNGSYYDAQDADDLVSALDTLATRAARPYESIGRKITGSQKATTAPKISAGDWRDVLGGAGSKKRELFYRLSDFDPTSTLHVSATINQPLGGNDKINVDIVRAKDVADSGSFCARDSALDLGAAQVGLLSPSVSWSYDKAKPKVDCKPDGLLVRVRRGWDWTYEKYDGGGNNDLPVEIRIIEEPAIDKSAPLPSKQDDGVFQIPAKATSRTALIGGSSFANAPTIQAGAYTDTIVPGETQIFLVDVGWGQSLQSQVDLPKLSGALKEQVGPLGPYVTTEIYSPARALATKLIPRDSAGEITNNRAELANETDLQSRAMTAPIRYNNRQFLGGSSVENDAAAALAGKYAIVIHTDTDKRTNVSYQVPITFDVNVVGDVTGAPKYTSTPKKVGQVTKTASDQDRASATAKDDDGGLPVLPIGLGILGVVLVGGAFVVFRRARVSA
- a CDS encoding serine/threonine-protein kinase, coding for MGEVFAGRYELVDVLGSGGMGTVWRVWDLRDRTYRAAKMLRQSDSSSLLRFVRETATRVEHPHVVAPTGWSAEDDRVLFAMPLVGGGSVATLLGDYGPLPASFVRTLVLQLLDALSAVHAAGIVHRDIKPANLLLEPTGTGEPHLRLSDFGIAAALDEPRLTRASDLVHTPGYSAPEVATGADPDPVQDLFSVGMVMQEMLTGVRPEASAPPGPASGELAAVRARLVALDPLARYASAAEAREALAATEVADPGDDPIEVFSHLPELPAGWGADGPGTGAAPNRQPVQLPREPMSATTRLYVLAGLLAAAGVAALLLAALTL
- a CDS encoding acyl-CoA dehydrogenase family protein, whose translation is MTFALSREHETFRQTVREFAEAEVAPHVAAWDKDHHFPVDLVKKMGSLGLFGLTAPDEFGGADGDFTSLCVAIEELGRVDQSIGITLEAAVGLGINPILTFGTQEQKERWLPDLVAGQALAGFGLTEPGAGSDASATKTKAELDGDEWVVNGAKQFITNSGSEITSLVTVTARTGTRENGSPELSTIVLPSGTPGFIVEPAYDKLGWHISDTHPLSFVDARVPADHLLGERGRGYAQFLATLDDGRVAIAALAVGCIQACLDLCVQYAGERTTFGVPIGTKQGVAFQISDLAVMAQAGRALTYQAAALKDAGAPAKEFKQAAAIAKLYTSESAVTATRIATQVFGGYGFMEEYPVARFYRDAKILEIGEGTSEVQRMLIARGLGLPVE
- a CDS encoding biotin carboxylase N-terminal domain-containing protein, translated to MSKPLAKVLIANRGEIAVRVIRACKDAGIDSVAVYAEPDRDAVFVRLADEAYSLEGSTPGDSYLSIEKILAVAKRSGADSVHPGYGFLAENAEFAQAVIDAGLIWIGPPPHAIENLGDKAKAKQLALKADAPLAPGTKDAVKDADEVVAFAKENGLPVAIKAVFGGGGRGLKVARTIEEIPELYESAVREAISAFGRGECLVEKFLDKPRHVETQCLADSHGNVVVVSTRDCSLQRRHQKLVEEAPAPYLTDDQIERLYASSKAILKEAGYIGAGTCEFLVARDGTISFLEVNTRLQVEHPVSEEVTGLDLVREMFRIAAGEELGYDDPEIRGHSMEFRINAEDGGRGFLPAPGTLTKWAPPSGPGIRLDGGYEEGETIPGSFDSLVAKLIVTGTSRQQVLERSRRALDEFVVDGMPTVIPFHRSVVDDPAFTAADGNFEVYTTWIETDYVNELEPYVGSSETAEPDERERVTVEVGGKRVEVVLPGGLGASAVPAGGGAKKAKRKGGKAAGAAASGDSLTAPMQGTVVKVTVEEGQTVAAGDQIVVVEAMKMEQPINAHKDGVVTGLSIEVGATVTSGEVIAEIKTAE